In Pseudobacter ginsenosidimutans, the following are encoded in one genomic region:
- the ileS gene encoding isoleucine--tRNA ligase: MSAKYQEFSRLNLPEIEQEILAKWDASQAFEQSMSLREGAPHFVFYEGPPSANGMPGIHHVISRTLKDLVCRYKTMQGFQVKRKAGWDTHGLPIELGVEKELGITKEDIGKKITVEEYNLKCREAVMRFKDKWDDLTRKMGYWVDLTDPYITFDNSYIETLWWILQQFYKKGLLYESVSIQPYSPAAGTGLSSHELNMPGTYKNVKDTSAVVMFKAIENDRTAFLFEKARANGNAELFFMAWTTTPWTLPSNLGLTVGANIDYVLVNTVNPYTHIPVNVVLAKELIGKYFKPEGENLTVDTYKEGDKILPWTILTTFKGSQIEEARYEQLLPYEANSPAVAGGDPFRVLLGDFVTTEDGTGIVHTAPAFGADDFKVGKKYGIGILIMVDKQGKFVDGLGEFSNRYVKDYKNEKDYVDVNVDICVKLKKENRAFKIEKYEHNYPHCWRTDKPVLYYPLEAWFIKTTALREKMVELNKTINWKPKSTGEGRFGNWLENMVDWNLSRSRFWGTPLPIWKTEGEENIEFKCIGSIEELNNEIRKANEVLGGDVNKHYLHEGILDLHKPYVDEIVLVSPTGRAMKRVPDLVDVWFDSGAMPYAQWGLDYDKLKAGDPRPFKAPFGTNYPADYIAEGVDQTRGWFYTLHAISSLLYENVAYKTCVSNGLVLDKDGNKMSKRLGNVVDPFKTINEFGADATRWYLVTNASPWDNMKFDLEGIKEVQRKFFGTLFNTYQFFALYANVDGFAFKEKYIPLAERPEIDRWILSSLNTLIGKVKASLDDYEPTPAGRAIEEFVGEQLSNWYVRLCRRRFWKGEYEHDKICAYQTLYECLEKISLLMAPISPFFSDRLYNALNDVTGLRKEKSVHHVLFPEVDNTAVDASLEERMQLAQDASSLILSLRKKVNIKVRQPLQKVLIPVLNPDMKAQIQKVEDLIKSEVNVKELQYLTEDGFIKKKIKPNYIALGKKLGPKMKLVAAALGSFTQDDINRLEKEGSISLLIDNEPLILQANEADITSEDIPGWMVANKDSLTVALDITVTPELISEGNARELVNRIQKIRKDNGYELTDRIMVQLTDHQELKGSIAQFNTYICAEILADKLELVPELPDGTEIEVNDIPLKVFVTKKA; encoded by the coding sequence ATGTCAGCCAAATACCAGGAATTTTCTAGATTGAACCTGCCTGAAATTGAGCAGGAAATCCTTGCCAAATGGGATGCTTCCCAGGCTTTTGAACAAAGTATGTCGCTCCGCGAAGGCGCCCCTCATTTTGTTTTCTACGAAGGACCGCCCTCCGCCAACGGTATGCCCGGCATTCACCATGTGATCAGCCGCACCCTCAAAGACCTGGTTTGCCGTTACAAGACCATGCAGGGCTTCCAGGTAAAAAGGAAAGCCGGATGGGATACCCATGGCCTCCCTATCGAACTGGGCGTAGAGAAAGAACTGGGCATCACCAAAGAAGATATCGGTAAGAAAATCACCGTTGAAGAATACAATCTGAAATGCCGCGAAGCAGTAATGCGCTTCAAAGACAAATGGGACGATCTTACCCGCAAAATGGGCTACTGGGTTGATCTCACCGATCCCTATATCACTTTCGATAACAGCTATATCGAAACGCTCTGGTGGATCCTCCAGCAGTTCTATAAGAAAGGCCTGCTTTACGAAAGTGTGAGCATCCAGCCATATTCCCCCGCTGCAGGTACAGGCCTCAGCTCCCATGAACTGAATATGCCCGGCACTTACAAGAACGTGAAAGACACTTCTGCCGTAGTGATGTTCAAAGCCATCGAGAACGACCGTACCGCTTTCCTCTTCGAAAAGGCAAGGGCTAACGGTAATGCAGAGCTGTTTTTCATGGCATGGACCACTACTCCCTGGACGCTTCCTTCCAACCTCGGTCTCACTGTAGGCGCCAATATTGATTATGTGCTGGTGAATACCGTGAATCCTTATACGCATATCCCCGTGAATGTGGTGTTGGCGAAGGAACTGATCGGAAAATATTTCAAACCTGAAGGTGAAAACCTGACTGTTGATACCTATAAGGAAGGAGATAAAATCCTTCCCTGGACCATCCTCACTACTTTCAAAGGATCCCAGATCGAAGAAGCACGATACGAACAGCTCCTGCCTTACGAAGCTAACAGTCCTGCTGTGGCCGGCGGTGATCCATTCCGCGTTTTGCTGGGAGATTTCGTTACCACGGAAGATGGTACCGGTATCGTACACACGGCGCCTGCCTTTGGTGCGGATGACTTCAAGGTAGGTAAGAAATATGGCATCGGCATCCTGATCATGGTTGACAAGCAGGGAAAATTTGTTGATGGCCTCGGAGAATTCAGCAACCGCTATGTAAAAGATTACAAGAACGAGAAGGATTATGTAGATGTGAACGTAGACATCTGTGTGAAATTGAAGAAGGAGAACCGCGCCTTCAAGATCGAAAAATACGAACACAATTATCCGCACTGCTGGCGTACAGATAAGCCCGTGCTCTATTATCCGCTGGAAGCCTGGTTCATCAAAACCACAGCGCTCCGCGAGAAAATGGTGGAGCTGAACAAGACCATCAACTGGAAACCGAAATCAACCGGTGAAGGCCGTTTCGGTAACTGGCTGGAGAATATGGTGGACTGGAACCTCAGCCGCAGCCGCTTCTGGGGAACACCACTGCCCATCTGGAAAACGGAAGGAGAAGAGAATATCGAATTCAAATGTATCGGCTCAATTGAAGAACTGAATAACGAGATCAGGAAGGCCAATGAAGTACTGGGCGGTGATGTGAACAAGCACTATCTCCATGAAGGCATCCTCGATCTGCACAAACCTTATGTGGACGAGATCGTTCTGGTAAGTCCAACAGGCAGAGCAATGAAACGTGTTCCTGATCTGGTGGACGTTTGGTTCGATTCCGGCGCCATGCCTTATGCGCAATGGGGACTGGATTACGATAAACTGAAAGCCGGCGATCCACGTCCGTTCAAAGCTCCGTTCGGAACCAACTATCCCGCTGATTATATCGCGGAAGGTGTTGACCAGACCAGGGGTTGGTTCTATACCCTGCATGCCATTTCAAGCCTGCTCTATGAAAATGTTGCTTACAAAACATGTGTGAGCAATGGCCTTGTGCTTGATAAGGACGGCAATAAAATGAGTAAGCGCCTGGGTAATGTAGTGGACCCTTTCAAAACCATCAATGAATTCGGCGCCGATGCCACGCGCTGGTACCTTGTGACCAATGCGTCTCCCTGGGACAATATGAAATTCGACCTGGAGGGCATCAAAGAAGTTCAGCGTAAATTTTTCGGTACCTTATTTAATACATACCAGTTCTTTGCGCTTTATGCCAATGTGGACGGATTCGCTTTCAAAGAAAAATACATCCCACTGGCAGAACGCCCGGAGATCGACCGCTGGATACTGAGCTCACTGAATACGCTCATCGGCAAAGTGAAAGCGAGTCTGGATGATTATGAGCCAACACCGGCAGGACGTGCAATTGAAGAATTTGTAGGAGAACAGCTCAGCAACTGGTATGTGCGCCTTTGCCGCCGCCGCTTCTGGAAAGGAGAATACGAACACGACAAAATCTGCGCTTACCAGACATTGTACGAGTGCCTGGAAAAGATCAGTTTGCTGATGGCTCCGATCTCTCCGTTCTTCAGCGATCGGCTGTACAATGCGCTGAATGACGTCACCGGGCTCCGCAAAGAAAAATCCGTACACCATGTGCTGTTCCCTGAAGTTGACAACACTGCAGTGGACGCATCGCTGGAAGAGAGGATGCAACTGGCTCAGGATGCATCTTCGCTGATCCTCAGTCTCAGGAAAAAGGTGAACATCAAGGTTAGACAGCCCCTGCAAAAAGTACTGATCCCCGTTCTGAATCCGGATATGAAGGCGCAGATCCAAAAAGTGGAAGACCTCATCAAGAGTGAGGTGAACGTGAAGGAACTGCAATACCTGACCGAAGATGGGTTCATCAAGAAAAAGATCAAACCGAACTATATTGCGCTTGGCAAAAAGCTCGGTCCAAAAATGAAGTTAGTAGCGGCTGCGCTTGGTAGTTTTACACAGGATGATATCAATCGTTTAGAAAAAGAAGGGTCAATTTCATTGTTAATTGATAACGAACCCTTAATATTACAGGCTAATGAAGCAGACATCACCAGTGAGGATATTCCCGGCTGGATGGTGGCGAACAAAGACTCTCTGACAGTAGCGCTCGATATCACCGTAACCCCTGAACTGATCAGCGAAGGCAATGCCCGCGAACTGGTTAACAGAA